Proteins co-encoded in one Desulfitobacterium hafniense DCB-2 genomic window:
- a CDS encoding cell wall-binding repeat-containing protein, with product MNYRKVKKLLGMLLVVAMLLPMIPVSPVYADTPTDWQVLGNGAFPPQSTSLTSLPVDGGTTYAAVTVGTSKTAVYRLDESGNGQIGSDLEYAWNGSLYADNDTLYFAYLKGDSELKLVKYNLNDMGGAWETLGTPTILTMTNEISLYAHNGILYVVYAQGGQAKLARYDEAGGGFSEIGSFANGYARSLSLKGDGDGNLYVSYIEVGYVNVKKLSSGGSTLEQVGGAVSDFGTDASLFVYGGTPYVAFTNILNSQDQKCVVKKFEGDSWLTVGSGDGVSNDIAAGNSLYIDDEGTPYVAYEGGNGHNATVYRLENTSWVPVGYQGYASTGSASHLSLAVYDGIAYLAYGDAHNGNAPVVRWHELPPSSVWETVGSGPRSSPYANFTSLFMNDGIPYLAFSDQWDNANRIVAEKFVGNQWEVVLNRYFAKSVQDGAVYVDENTDTPYMAYVTYDAHVEVLKLVNSGGVIDWNMVGSTTSLDELARGLSLYVHNGVSYVAYADMANDDSPVVKMFASGSTVPVPVGDVGETLASYVSMKGDAAGNLYLVFESSPSDRIKVMKKPYASDTWSMVGDFVSPGRTNGPSLYLYDDGSGNVTPYVAYADAQSDYRPIVRKFVGDEWVTVGDDYVSEDFTWETSLYVDGDGTPYVAYVIGEGEYSRVFKLDDNSWVPVGGDGYASDGDSSGISLAVWNGVPYLSYADHENEGRAVVRRYAPFGIAPTISAQPSHQTVTAGQTATFTVTATGTAPLSHQWKKDGTDIPGATASTLTITDAQASDAGSYTCYVSNAAGNITSNAATLTVNQLGALVLTAAPGNQQVTLTWNDIPEAAGYSVFKDNALLETVTGSAISVTGLTNGTTYHFEVKALDSNAVVIAASGQVSATPVTTPGIPTAITAVAGNGEATISFTAPSDHGGSPITGYIVTSSPGNIAATGTGTTITVTGLSNGTTYTFTVKAVNAAGNGTDSAASNAVTPQRPRSSDDESSGGNTTPVSSTPSGVTQITVDVKQGNTDSTVAQITVERRTGSDGKKTDTVTYQESKAAETVKKLKEENKDTARIVIPDEKDEVAETKVNIPVQALEVLAQGGINLQIDTEEAKIDISKNTITGISQEVEGDLYFRLVPVKDEAQKKSTIDQALLKAALVSGNTDSSLSIVGNPVTIETNMSSTEADITLPLTGMTLPSNPAEKAALLQQLAVYIEHSDGDKELVQGELVEYKEGVYGIRFHINKFSIFTVVRTDAFLASSAAKSLRLFGPNRVETAIAIAQASYPGKVAQAVLATADNYPDALAGSVLAHKLNAPLLLVGKTAKEQEALLAYLKDHVETQGTLTLLGGNGAIPAAVEQTLQANGYNQIIRLGGANRYETALKIAEELKVEQGRPVILAYGGNYPDALSVSSAAAVLQSPILLVEKNGISEGVKDKLTQIKPSKVYIIGLEGVISQHVEEEVAQLTSLKQENIVRIGGADRYQTSLAVAKYFNLSGKNIGIATGNNFPDALAGSVYAANHNAPMLLLNDTIPGEVMDYLKSRELTGVTLFGGEAVLNAEIEQKLRELIK from the coding sequence ATGAATTATCGAAAAGTGAAAAAATTGTTGGGGATGCTGTTGGTTGTGGCAATGCTGCTTCCCATGATCCCAGTTTCGCCGGTATACGCAGATACCCCAACAGACTGGCAGGTGTTAGGAAATGGAGCGTTTCCACCGCAATCAACAAGCCTTACGTCATTGCCCGTAGATGGCGGAACAACGTATGCAGCTGTTACAGTTGGTACCAGCAAAACGGCAGTATACCGCTTGGATGAAAGCGGAAACGGGCAAATCGGCTCAGATCTTGAATACGCATGGAACGGCTCACTGTATGCAGATAACGACACCCTTTATTTTGCCTATCTGAAAGGCGACAGTGAACTGAAATTAGTAAAATATAATCTGAATGACATGGGTGGAGCCTGGGAGACGCTGGGAACCCCAACGATCCTAACTATGACTAATGAGATATCATTGTATGCCCATAACGGAATCCTCTATGTAGTCTATGCGCAAGGTGGCCAGGCGAAGCTTGCCCGGTACGACGAAGCTGGCGGAGGTTTTTCCGAGATAGGATCGTTCGCGAACGGCTATGCCAGATCGCTGTCATTGAAAGGCGATGGTGACGGAAACCTTTATGTATCATATATAGAGGTCGGCTATGTAAATGTAAAAAAATTATCCTCCGGTGGGAGCACCCTGGAACAGGTAGGCGGCGCTGTTTCCGACTTTGGAACTGATGCTTCGCTTTTTGTGTATGGCGGTACGCCTTATGTGGCATTTACTAATATTTTAAATTCACAGGATCAGAAGTGTGTGGTAAAAAAGTTTGAGGGTGACAGTTGGCTGACCGTAGGAAGCGGAGACGGTGTCTCCAATGACATTGCAGCAGGCAATTCCTTATATATAGATGATGAAGGAACTCCCTATGTGGCGTATGAAGGCGGAAATGGCCATAATGCAACGGTATATAGGCTGGAGAATACCAGCTGGGTACCGGTAGGCTACCAGGGGTATGCTTCAACCGGATCGGCATCCCATCTTTCCCTGGCTGTCTATGATGGAATCGCTTATCTGGCATATGGAGATGCTCACAACGGTAACGCTCCAGTGGTAAGGTGGCATGAACTGCCGCCCAGTTCAGTGTGGGAGACGGTAGGAAGCGGGCCGCGCTCATCGCCATACGCAAACTTTACCTCATTATTTATGAATGACGGCATTCCCTATCTTGCTTTTTCAGATCAGTGGGATAATGCCAACAGGATCGTAGCAGAAAAGTTTGTGGGCAATCAATGGGAAGTTGTACTCAACCGATACTTCGCTAAATCGGTGCAAGATGGTGCGGTGTATGTCGATGAGAATACGGATACTCCTTATATGGCCTATGTTACTTATGATGCGCATGTAGAAGTATTGAAACTGGTCAATTCCGGCGGTGTAATCGACTGGAATATGGTAGGCAGTACGACCTCGTTAGATGAACTCGCCCGTGGTCTGTCCCTATATGTCCATAACGGCGTTTCCTATGTGGCATATGCCGACATGGCTAACGATGACAGCCCGGTAGTAAAGATGTTTGCCAGTGGTAGCACTGTTCCGGTTCCGGTGGGGGATGTGGGCGAAACCTTGGCCAGCTATGTGTCCATGAAGGGCGATGCCGCCGGGAACCTTTATTTGGTATTCGAATCAAGCCCGTCAGACCGGATTAAAGTGATGAAGAAACCTTACGCCAGCGACACCTGGTCGATGGTAGGGGATTTTGTTTCTCCCGGGAGGACAAATGGCCCCTCGTTGTATCTATATGATGACGGCTCCGGGAATGTCACTCCCTATGTAGCCTATGCAGATGCTCAATCCGACTATCGTCCAATCGTCAGGAAATTTGTGGGGGACGAGTGGGTGACAGTAGGCGATGATTATGTTTCAGAGGATTTCACGTGGGAAACTTCCTTGTACGTAGATGGGGATGGAACACCTTATGTCGCCTATGTAATCGGCGAAGGCGAGTATTCAAGAGTATTCAAGCTGGACGATAACAGCTGGGTACCGGTGGGCGGAGATGGATATGCTTCCGATGGAGACTCATCCGGGATTTCCTTGGCTGTATGGAATGGCGTCCCTTATCTGTCCTATGCTGATCATGAAAACGAGGGTAGGGCAGTCGTAAGGCGGTATGCTCCTTTCGGCATAGCACCAACCATCTCGGCCCAGCCCAGCCATCAGACAGTAACGGCAGGGCAGACAGCAACCTTCACAGTAACTGCAACAGGTACAGCCCCACTGAGCCACCAATGGAAAAAGGATGGTACAGATATACCCGGAGCAACTGCCAGCACCCTGACCATCACCGATGCCCAGGCATCGGATGCAGGAAGCTATACCTGCTATGTGAGCAATGCAGCAGGCAATATAACCAGTAATGCGGCAACCCTGACCGTCAATCAACTTGGTGCGCTGGTTCTTACTGCGGCGCCCGGCAATCAGCAGGTAACCCTGACCTGGAACGATATCCCCGAAGCAGCCGGCTACAGCGTATTTAAAGACAATGCCCTCTTAGAAACTGTAACCGGAAGTGCAATCAGTGTAACCGGACTTACCAACGGAACCACGTATCACTTTGAAGTTAAAGCACTGGACAGTAATGCGGTGGTCATTGCGGCTTCCGGCCAAGTCAGTGCCACTCCTGTCACAACTCCCGGAATACCCACCGCAATAACCGCTGTCGCCGGCAACGGTGAGGCGACCATTAGCTTTACTGCACCCTCCGATCATGGAGGCAGCCCCATTACCGGGTATATAGTTACCTCAAGCCCTGGCAACATTGCAGCAACAGGGACAGGAACGACGATTACAGTTACGGGCTTGAGCAATGGCACCACCTATACCTTTACGGTGAAAGCTGTCAATGCAGCAGGAAACGGGACTGATTCAGCTGCCTCCAATGCCGTAACACCGCAAAGACCAAGATCATCGGACGACGAAAGCTCCGGTGGAAACACAACCCCGGTTAGTTCAACTCCCTCCGGTGTAACCCAAATTACCGTGGATGTTAAACAGGGCAATACAGACAGCACCGTTGCCCAGATTACGGTAGAAAGAAGAACCGGGAGCGACGGAAAGAAAACCGATACCGTGACCTATCAGGAAAGTAAAGCGGCAGAGACCGTCAAGAAATTAAAAGAAGAAAACAAAGATACGGCAAGAATCGTCATTCCGGATGAAAAAGATGAGGTAGCGGAGACGAAGGTCAATATTCCGGTCCAAGCCCTTGAGGTCTTGGCCCAAGGCGGAATCAATCTGCAGATTGACACCGAAGAAGCAAAGATTGATATCTCCAAAAATACCATCACTGGGATCAGTCAAGAGGTGGAGGGGGATTTGTATTTCCGTCTTGTACCGGTTAAGGACGAAGCCCAGAAGAAAAGTACAATAGATCAGGCCTTGCTGAAAGCTGCCCTTGTAAGCGGCAATACGGATAGCAGCTTATCCATTGTGGGGAATCCGGTGACCATTGAAACCAACATGTCTTCCACAGAGGCAGATATCACTCTCCCTCTGACCGGAATGACCTTACCTTCCAATCCAGCGGAGAAAGCTGCCTTATTGCAGCAACTGGCTGTTTACATTGAGCATTCTGACGGAGATAAGGAGCTGGTCCAGGGGGAATTGGTGGAATACAAGGAGGGGGTATACGGAATCCGCTTCCATATCAATAAGTTCAGTATCTTCACCGTAGTCAGAACGGATGCCTTCTTAGCATCCTCGGCTGCCAAAAGTTTAAGGCTTTTCGGCCCCAACCGGGTGGAGACAGCTATCGCCATCGCCCAAGCCAGTTACCCGGGCAAAGTCGCCCAGGCGGTTTTAGCCACAGCGGATAATTACCCGGATGCCCTGGCAGGAAGCGTCCTGGCCCATAAACTCAACGCCCCGCTGCTGCTGGTGGGCAAAACAGCCAAGGAGCAGGAAGCCCTGCTGGCTTATCTGAAAGACCATGTCGAAACCCAAGGAACCCTCACCCTGCTGGGGGGCAACGGTGCTATCCCCGCGGCAGTAGAACAAACCCTCCAAGCCAACGGATACAACCAAATCATCCGGCTGGGCGGAGCCAACCGTTACGAAACCGCCCTGAAGATCGCCGAAGAACTTAAGGTAGAACAAGGCAGGCCGGTCATCCTGGCCTACGGCGGAAACTATCCCGACGCCTTATCCGTGAGCAGCGCCGCCGCCGTACTCCAGAGTCCCATTCTCTTAGTAGAGAAAAACGGGATCAGTGAAGGAGTAAAAGACAAACTAACCCAAATCAAGCCCAGCAAAGTCTATATCATCGGTCTGGAAGGAGTCATCAGTCAACACGTGGAAGAGGAAGTGGCTCAATTAACCTCCCTGAAGCAAGAAAACATCGTCAGAATCGGGGGAGCAGACCGGTATCAGACCTCCCTGGCCGTAGCCAAGTACTTTAACTTATCCGGCAAAAACATCGGCATCGCCACGGGCAACAACTTCCCGGATGCCCTGGCGGGCAGTGTCTATGCCGCCAATCATAATGCCCCCATGCTATTATTAAACGACACCATCCCCGGTGAGGTGATGGACTACTTAAAGTCAAGGGAGCTGACCGGAGTCACTCTATTTGGGGGAGAGGCCGTCCTCAATGCTGAGATAGAGCAGAAGCTGAGAGAGCTCATTAAGTAG